In the genome of Primulina tabacum isolate GXHZ01 chromosome 13, ASM2559414v2, whole genome shotgun sequence, the window TGTGCACAAAATATtcctaattatttaatatttgtaCTCATATTTACACATAATATACCAAATTAAGCAATTTTTGTACTCAAATATCTGTTCAAAATTGATATGTACCATTTGAAACACTCCTTAAACCAAACATTAAAAATGAACAAATGAAACACCAAACCTTCCAGAaacaaataacaataaatagaaaTACATATTGAAGTGCTTAACACCTAACACaaacaaaacaataaattcTTCAACTTAAAAGATTAACATAAACAACAACCTAAAGCCCAAGTTTTTTTCCAGAGAACATATAAGAATACAAGACATCAACAAGCACTAAAACAACATGACAGTAAGGCAAACCAAACCAACTCTTTCccaacattttcaaaaacaaaacaatCATATAATGCGTAAACCACCAATGCTTCCACTCGAACGCGTACGACTTCTCACTGGTATCAACATGCTTGATTCCCCTTCCATCTTTTTCCTGTTAAAgtttcgaaaaatatttcaggtGTCAATCATAAACAAAAATACTGaatattgatagatactaacaGTAAGAtagtaataataaaaacattGAAACACCATTTTCATGAAACAATAACAGCTAGTTTATAGCTTCTTTGCAGCTACGTCTGTTTGTCCTCCCTTATGACAACGACTACACTTTGACACACGTGATTCGATTTGCGATGGTATCCTCTTGGCTTTCCTACGACCAGGCTGACTCCTCACATCAGGAGCATTGATTACATTTCCATCATCAAGATAAGACTCATTAATGTCAAACGTTGGGATGGGATTAATAATTCCTCTGTACGTTTGGCGGTACATTTCAATTTTGAAATACTTGTCGCAAAAATCATAAAACGACATCGACTTCGACTCAATAGCGGCGCAAGCATGCTTGCAAGGAAGCTTGTTGATTTGCCAATATCTACATGAACAGGTCATGGCTATCAAGTCAATAGCAAATGATTTTTCACCATCGACTACTTCAAACCTCCAATTACAAGACCGGTGCACTCTCAACTTCCGGGATTCCACATATACACTACCAATAGCTTTCTCCTTTTTTGGACTTAATTCTTTAACCATAATAGCTGTTGATTCACGTCGTTCGTGCATCATGTTCATGATCTGTACTCGTATATGGTCCACCATACCCACGATAGGGAGATAACGAGCTGCTTTAACCCAATTATTCCAACATTCGGCGATGTTATTATTTATAACACCCCATCTATTGCCAAGAAACAATGCATTTGCCCAACTCTGTGGTTCAGAATTtacaataaaatccctagcaaGTGGCATGGACTCCAggatattttttatatgttgttCATGCTCCTGCAAAGATGGAGCATAAGCAGCTTTTTTGAATACCGAAGACCAATGCTTTTTGTTATGTTTTGGATAGCTTCGCAACACCTAAAATGGTTACAAAAAAATCAGATTAAATACATCTATttatacatataaaaaaaagaaCGTTCTACATAAAAATAAGTAATTGATTATGTACCACTTTCACAAAATTATCAACTAAATGTCTCAAGCAGTACGC includes:
- the LOC142523241 gene encoding uncharacterized protein LOC142523241; amino-acid sequence: MEYESGSCNLSFLGSCKCKKQLFVISIFSGCSLLDIFERLGKKCAETTPEAMILQYVAPQHKMNVTLNDDDDVLNMIHLYMCMKLSMIELRAESKNEHVRNQNIRRHPGIIKAVNLLFTGSHHAYCLRHLVDNFVKVVLRSYPKHNKKHWSSVFKKAAYAPSLQEHEQHIKNILESMPLARDFIVNSEPQSWANALFLGNRWGVINNNIAECWNNWVKAARYLPIVGMVDHIRVQIMNMMHERRESTAIMVKELSPKKEKAIGSVYVESRKLRVHRSCNWRFEVVDGEKSFAIDLIAMTCSCRYWQINKLPCKHACAAIESKSMSFYDFCDKYFKIEMYRQTYRGIINPIPTFDINESYLDDGNVINAPDVRSQPGRRKAKRIPSQIESRVSKCSRCHKGGQTDVAAKKL